A stretch of Deltaproteobacteria bacterium DNA encodes these proteins:
- a CDS encoding helix-turn-helix transcriptional regulator, with translation MSVRIALGERTRALREQSGLTQQELAEAIGVESPSYISKIERGMTSPSYELLVRIARVLKVEIKDLFDADFKREGKPMEALDKWLLKFRSLLKGRKTKEIKIAYDIIRKILCAKND, from the coding sequence ATGTCTGTGCGAATCGCATTGGGAGAGAGGACCAGGGCATTACGCGAGCAATCGGGACTGACCCAGCAGGAATTGGCCGAGGCCATAGGGGTGGAGAGCCCATCCTACATCTCCAAAATCGAAAGAGGGATGACATCGCCCTCCTACGAACTCTTGGTCCGCATTGCCAGGGTGCTGAAGGTGGAGATCAAGGATCTTTTCGACGCCGATTTCAAAAGGGAAGGAAAACCGATGGAGGCCTTGGATAAGTGGCTTTTGAAGTTCCGTTCTTTGCTGAAAGGGCGAAAAACCAAGGAAATCAAAATCGCCTACGATATCATCCGAAAGATCCTTTGCGCCAAGAACGATTAA